A portion of the Pogoniulus pusillus isolate bPogPus1 chromosome 6, bPogPus1.pri, whole genome shotgun sequence genome contains these proteins:
- the JMJD1C gene encoding probable JmjC domain-containing histone demethylation protein 2C isoform X1, producing MAVAVETRPELVGKRFLCVGGGGGGEEPPESGRWRAGVIRAVSQRDSHSPDLAVYVEFDDLEWEKREWVKVYEDFATFLVEYQLVWVKRKDPSQTQGSKIKQIQWPALTFKPLVGKSVYNSITAVEFLVDKQLDFITEDSAFQPYQDDVDSLNPVLRDNPQLHEEVKAWVKEQKVQEIFMQGPYSLNGYRVRVYRQDSATQWFTGIITHHDLFTRTMVVMNDQVLEPQNVDPSMVQMTFLDDVVHSLLKGENIGITSRRRSRSNQNSNTVHGHYTRAQANSPRPAMNSQTAAPKQNSHQQQKNTRLNKRKGSDSSMPDEEKMKEERYDYIGRGETPKNKTKNFVSKRRKPEEDEKKLNMKRLRTDNISDYSESSDSEISNKRLTDSSSEQNSENELKSKNTSKINGEEGKSQTTEGVEQTLTDRQSPWDEIQEDKNHEETERLKSSILDQQEKSSLHAAEQPTPYEQSAKDPHVQECSAQKHHSAEVKNEQFVPRPPTPKCVVDITNENNSEKESQDNAAASTLGLQTVQKIESHSSDLKQQFANANFVEARKQEADQSWVSSVANKTDLIQPGLVKTLSVNEHLNPEKEKLQYGSFMSSLNVASLAEESKLHKQSPVPDSGKSKPSTSVDHPKTKSPDVKPKFTQSSDTVKSKVSSQNSHATGLTRSANKTDHDLPRSSFHPVPARVSALEATKSPLIIDKNEHFTVYRDPTLIGQETGTNHISPYLHQHNYPLHSSSHRTCLNPNAHHPALTGSSHLLAGSSAQAPLSAINTHPLSSASHHSVHHPHLLPAVLPGVPAASLLGGHPRLETAHASSLSHLALAHQQQQQMLQHQSPHLLGQAHPSASYNQLGLYPIIWQYPNGTHAYSGLGLPSSKWVHPETPVNTEASLRRNTPSPWLHQPTPVTSADSLGLLSHIPVRPSSADPLRPLKLTTHSSPPLSKSIVEHHKEELERKTFIEPLRSVSTAQVKTELEQGRTQTAKESHMHRHFVDPMLNQLPRPPQETGERLSKYKEEHRRILQESIEVAPFTAKIKALEGERENYSRVTSLSSSPKSHSVKYDKDAERSVSELYKMKHSVPQSLPQSNYFTTLSNSVVNEPPRSYPSKEASSTYVDKQANCPSTAASAQSLPSYISSLSKPPPLIKHQPESEGSVGKISEQLSQSVQSHSVNSFRSDSRSPTQLSISSSNTLRSMPALHRAPVFHPPVHQNLEKKESSYSSLSPPTLTPVQPVNAGGGKIQELQKPPTLVPEPKEAQAVYKGSSEQNVSEMWKSSNAPSNEKADWHAERMSGKSQSATASVIVRPPSTKYESASVMQSAPKDRLSERSSAVTNQADCLKTAETRETGRVILPNMNSDSARTQYEKKFPAVLQGSVPHAATPTTTMICSTKTDVTTSAATTTSVSSWGSSEVTYSLSSTVLACTPLESTASRAAGQVVAQAQECKVSTPALVTPAAGKAGSAAQPSTGLSTSTDFVHLKKHKAALAAAQFKSSNSSEAECNSVKNQTFSTSLPLDSAVGCNTANKANPVGSGQTSQASQPNYHTKLKKAWLTRHSEEDKNTNKKENSGNSVSEIIKPCTVNLIASTSNDLQNNIDSKILADKFVKEDKHPRRKAKRTYESGSESGDSDESESKSEQRTKRQPKPTYKKKQNDLQKKKGDAEEEVKPNGVLSRSAKEKSKLKLQSSSNSTGIPRSVLKDWRKVKKLKQTGESFLQDDSCSEIGPNLQKCRECRLIRSKKGEEPTHSPVFCRFYYFRRLSFSKNGVVRIDGFSSPDQYDDEALSLWTHENYEDDELDLETSKYILDIIGDKFCQLVTSEKTAMSWVKKDAKIAWKRAVRGVREMCDACEATLFNIHWVCQKCGFVVCLDCYKAKERKSSRDKELYAWMKCVKGQPHDHKHLMPTQIIPGSVLTDLLDAMHNIREKFEIKSHCQCTSKQSTQSGKLPAMNGVSQVLQNVLNHSNKISLCMPESQQQNTPQKSETNGNTSPRSDVSTDSKLTPPESQSPLHWLADLAEQKAREEKKENKECPSGKHSKEEKDQDSLESQNCKSSPPASQNNEQGSTLRDLLTTTAGKLRLGSTDAGIAFAPVYSTGAASGKSGRSMPNILDDIIASVVENKIPPNRAPKINAKSEIKDEPKDDKNCVQDECSNRYSDIQYSWICDKHVLWLKDHKNSNNWKLFKECWKQGRPVLVSGMHKKMNFSLWKAESISVDFGNQQADILNCKDSIISNTNVKEFWDGFEDVSKRQKIKNGETALLKLKDWPSGEDFKAMMPARYEDLLKSLPLPEYCSPEGKLNLASHLPGFFVRPDLGPRLCSAYGVAATKDHDIGTTNLHIEVSDVVNILVYVGIAKGNGVLSKSGVLKKFEEEDLDDLLRKRLKDSSELPGALWHIYAGKDADKIREFLQKIAKEQGLEVLPEHDPIRDQSWYVNKKLRQRLLEEYGVKTCTVIQFLGDAIILPAGALHQVQNFHSCVQVTEDFVSPEHLVQSFHLTQELRLSKEEINYDDKLQVKNILYHAVKEMVRALKIHESEMEDMDEN from the exons GTGTTAGAACCTCAGAATGTTGATCCTTCTATGGTTCAGATGACCTTTCTAGATGATGTTGTTCACTCTTTGTTGAAAGGTGAAAATATTGGTATCACTTCACGCCGACGGTCTCGTTCCAACCAGAACAGCAACACAGTCCAC GGTCATTATACACGTGCACAAGCAAATAGTCCCAGACCAGCAATGAATTCCCAAACTGCAGCACCAAAACAGAATTCTCACCAGCAACAAAAGAATACTCGCCTAAATAAGAGGAAAGGCTCTGATAGCAGCATGCCTGATGAAGAGAAGATGAAAGAAGAAAGATATGATTATATAGGTCGAGGAG AAACCcccaaaaacaaaactaaaaactTTGTtagcaaaagaagaaaacctGAAGAGGATGAAAAAAAACTAAATATGAAGAGGCTGCGGACAGACAATATCTCAGATTACTCTGAGAGCAGTGACTCAGAAATTTCAAATAAAAGATTAACAGATTCATCCTCAGAGCAGAATTCAGAAAATGAGTTAAAAAGCAAGAACACTTCAAAGATAAatggagaagaaggaaaatcCCAAACTACTGAGGGAGTAGAACAGACACTAACAGATAGACAGTCTCCGTGGGATGAAATACAGGAGGATAAAAATCACGAGGAGACAGAAAGACTGAAGTCATCCATCTTAGATCAGCAGGAAAAATCTTCTCTccatgcagcagagcagccaacaCCTTACGAACAGAGTGCCAAGGATCCACATGTTCAGGAGTGCAGTGCACAAAAACATCATTCTGCAGAAGTAAAGAATGAGCAGTTTGTACCCAGACCTCCTACTCCGAAATGTGTTGTTGACATTACTAATGAAAACAACTCTGAAAAAGAGAGCCAGGATAATGCTGCTGCAAGTACCCTTGGTTTGCAAACGGTTCAGAAAATAGAATCTCACAGTAGTGATTTAAAACAGCAGTTTGCTAATGCAAATTTTGTTGAAGCAAGAAAACAGGAAGCTGATCAAAGCTGGGTTAGCAGCGTTGCTAACAAAACGGATTTGATACAACCTGGGCTTGTAAAAACATTGTCAGTAAATGAACACttaaatcctgagaaagaaaagtTGCAGTATGGCTCCTTTATGTCTTCGTTAAATGTAGCTTCTCTAGCAGAAGAGAGTAAACTGCATAAGCAAAGTCCAGTCCCTGATTCTGGGAAGTCAAAACCTAGTACTTCAGTTGATCATCCTAAAACAAAGTCACCTGATGTTAAGCCTAAATTCACCCAATCTTCTGATACTGTGAAGTCTAAGGTTAGTTCCCAAAACAGCCATGCTACTGGATTAACAAGGTCAGCCAATAAAACTGATCATGATTTGCCTAGGTCTAGttttcatccagttccagctagAGTTAGTGCGCTAGAAGCTACTAAAAGTCCTCTTATCATTGACAAGAATGAACATTTCACAGTGTACAGGGACCCCACTCTGATTGGACAAGAAACAGGAACTAATCACATTTCACCTTATTTGCATCAGCATAATTATCCTCTGCATTCCTCATCCCACCGAACCTGTTTAAATCCAAACGCTCATCATCCTGCATTAACTGGTTCATCCCATCTGCTAGCTGGGTCTTCAGCTCAGGCGCCCTTGTCCGCTATTAACACTCACCCCCTTAGTAGCGCATCTCACCATTCTGTTCATCACCCTCATCTACTTCCCGCAGTGTTACCTGGagtgcctgctgcctccttgctgggtgGCCACCCGCGACTAGAGACTGCTCATGCTAGCAGCTTAAGCCATTTGGCATTAGCacaccagcaacagcaacagatGTTACAACACCAGTCTCCACATCTTCTTGGACAAgctcatccttctgcttcctataATCAGCTAGGGCTTTATCCAATTATTTGGCAGTATCCAAATGGAACACATGCTTACTCAGGACTTGGTCTGCCCTCCTCCAAATGGGTCCACCCAGAAACTCCTGTTAACACTGAGGCTTCCTTGAGAAGG AATACTCCCAGCCCATGGTTGCACCAGCCTACCCCAGTGACCTCAGCTGACAGCCTTGGTTTATTGAGTCACATTCCTGTGAGACCATCCAGTGCAGATCCCCTTCGACCTCTCAAACTGACCACGCATTCCAGTCCACCATTGTCCAAAAGCATCGTAGAGCATCATAAAGA AGAACTGGAGAGGAAAACGTTTATTGAGCCTTTACGTTCTGTTTCAACTGCCCAAGTAAAGACTGAGCTAGAGCAAGGCAGAACACAGACAGCGAAGGAGAGCCATATGCACAGACATTTTGTAGATCCGATGTTGAACCAGCTGCCAAGGCCACCACAGGAGACTGGGGAGCGACTGAGCAAGTACAAAGAAGAACACAGACGGATACTCCAAGAAAGTATTGAAGTTGCTCCTTTTACAGCTAAAATAAAGGCactggagggagagagagagaactatTCCAGGGTAACATCCTTATCTTCAAGTCCCAAAAGCCATTCAGTAAAATATGACAAAGATGCTGAGCGCTCTGTGTCAGAACTGTATAAAATGAAGCATTCAGTTCCACAAAGTTTGCCACAGAGTAACTATTTCACTACTTTGTCTAACAGTGTAGTAAATGAACCGCCGAGGTCATACCCCTCAAAGGAAGCTTCAAGTACGTATGTTGATAAGCAAGCCAACTGTCCTTCAACAGCAGCTAGTGCCCAGTCTCTCCCCTCTtacatttcttctctttcaaagCCTCCACCTTTAATTAAGCACCAACCAGAGAGTGAAGGCTCTGTGGGCAAGATATCTGAGCAGCTTTCGCAGTCAGTGCAGTCTCATTCTGTAAATTCCTTCAGAAGTGATAGCAGGAGCCCTACTCAGTTGTCAATCTCATCTTCAAATACACTCCGGAGTATGCCTGCCTTGCATAGAGCCCCTGTGTTTCACCCCCCTGTGCACCAGAAcctggagaagaaggaaagCAGTTACAGCAGCCTTTCACCTCCAACTCTAACCCCTGTTCAACCTGTTAATGCTGGTGGTGGCAAAATACAGGAGCTGCAGAAACCACCAACATTGGTACCTGAGCCTAAGGAAGCTCAGGCTGTTTACAAGGGCTCCTCTGAACAGAATGTATCAGAAATGTGGAAGTCCAGTAACGCCCCAAGTAATGAAAAAGCAGATTGGCACGCTGAGAGAATGAGCGGAAAGTCACAGTCCGCTACAGCATCTGTTATTGTGCGTCCTCCTAGCACGAAATACGAGAGCGCATCAGTGATGCAGTCTGCTCCCAAGGATCGACTTAGTGAGAGATCTTCAGCTGTGACAAATCAAGCAGATTGCCTGAAAACAGCGGAAACTAGGGAGACTGGAAGAGTCATCCTGCCAAATATGAACTCAGACAGTGCTCGCACACAATATGAGAAGAAATTTCCAGCTGTCTTGCAAGGCAGCGTTCCTCATGCTGCCACCCCTACCACGACTATGATCTGCAGTACCAAAACCGATGTCACTACGTCGGCAGCAACAACTACCAGTGTGTCTAGCTGGGGCAGTTCAGAAGTGACTTACTCCTTGTCGAGCACAGTGTTGGCCTGCACACCGTTAGAGAGCACTGCCTCGAGAGCCGCGGGTCAGGTGGTGGCACAGGCCCAGGAGTGCAAGGTCAGCACTCCAGCTCTGGTTACACCCGCTGCTGGcaaggcaggcagtgctgctcagcctAGCACGGGGCTTTCCACGTCCACTGACTTTGTCCATTTGAAAAAGCACAAGGCAGCATTGGCTGCAGCTCAGTTTAAAAGTAGTAACAGTAGTGAGGCCGAGTGCAACTCTGTGAAAAATCAGACATTTTCAACCTCTCTCCCCCTAGACAGTGCTGTCGGCTGTAATacagcaaacaaagcaaaccctGTAGGCAGTGGGCAAACTTCCCAGGCAAGTCAGCCAAACTACCACACTAAACTGAAAAAGGCTTGGCTGACAAGACATTCAGAGGAAGATAAAAACACTAATAAAAAAGAGAATTCAGGAAACAGTGTTTCAGAAATTATTAAACCATGTACTGTCAATTTAATAGCTTCTACATCAAACGATTTGCAAAATAACATAGATAGTAAAATCTTGGCAGATAAGTTTGTGAAAGAAGATAAGCACCCACGGAGAAAAGCGAAACGAACTTACGAGTCTGGCTCTGAAAGTGGAGACTCTGATGAAAGTGAGAGCAAGTCAGAGCAAAGGACTAAGCGGCAGCCTAAGCCAActtacaaaaagaaacaaaatgatttgcagaaaaaaaagggtGATGCAGAGGAAGAAGTAAAACCCAATGGTGTTCTTAGCAGGAgtgcaaaagaaaaaagcaagctGAAGCTACAGAGCAGCAGTAACAGCA CTGGTATACCTCGCTCAGTGTTAAAAGACTGGCGCAAAGTCAAGAAGCTGAAGCAAACGGGAGAGTCCTTTTTGCAGGATGATTCTTGCTCTGAAATAGGACCAAATTTGCAAAAATGCAGAGAATGTAGGTTAATAAGAAGTAAGAAAGGAGAAGAACCAACTCACTCACCAGTATTTTGTAGATTTTACTACTTCCGACG gTTATCTTTTAGTAAGAATGGAGTGGTTAGGATAGATGGTTTCTCCTCTCCTGATCAGTATGATGATGAAGCACTGAGTTTATGGACACATGAAaactatgaagatgatgaactGGACCTAGAAACATCTAAATACATTCTAGATATCATAGGTGATAAATTTTGTCAGCTAGTAACATCCGAGAAAACAGCCATGTCCTGGGTGAAGAAAGATG CCAAAATTGCATGGAAGAGAGCAGTGAGGGGAGTTCGTGAGATGTGTGATGCATGCGAAGCCACATTATTTAACATTCATTGGGTCTGCCAAAAATGTGGATTTGTGGTCTGCCTAGATTGTTACaaggcaaaggaaagaaaaagctccAGAG ATAAGGAGTTGTATGCCTGGATGAAGTGTGTGAAGGGGCAGCCTCATGATCACAAACACCTGATGCCAACACAGATTATTCCAGGCTCTG TTTTGACAGACCTTTTAGATGCTATGCACAACATTAGAGAAAAATTTGAAATTAAGTCACATTGTCAGTGTACCAGCAAGCAGAGCACACAATCTGGCAAGCTCCCTGCAATGAATGGTGTATCTCAG GTTTTGCAGAATGTCCTCAACCACAGTAATAAAATTTCTCTGTGCATGCCTGAGTCTCAACAGCAGAATACTCCTCAGAAGTCTGAGACAAATGGTAATACAAGTCCAAGGAGTGATGTaagcacagacagcaagttaacACCACCTGAATCTCAGTCCCCACTGCACTGGTTAGCTGatcttgcagagcagaaagccagagaggaaaagaaag AGAACAAAGAATGTCCTTCTGGAAAACAttcaaaggaagagaaagaccaGGATAGTTTGGAGTCCCAAAACTGTAAAAgctcccctcctgcctcccagAACAATGAGCAGGGCTCAACCTTACGGGATTTATTAACTACAACAGCAGGCAAACTGCGTCTAGGTTCTACAGATGCTGGTATTGCATTTGCTCCAGTTTACTCTACAGGAGCAGCA AGTGGCAAGAGTGGAAGGTCTATGCCAAACATTCTCGATGACATAATTGCTTCTGTAGTAGAAAACAAGATTCCACCAAACAGAGCACCAAAGATAAATGCGAAGTCTGAAATTAAAGACGAGCCAAAGGATGATAAAAACTGTGTTCAGGATGAGTGCAGTAACCGGTACAGCGATATTCAGTATTCCTGGATCTGTGATAAGCATGTTCTGTGGCTCAAAGACCATAAAAACAGCAACAACTGGAAGCTGTTCAAAGAGTGCTGGAAGCAAGGAAGG CCTGTTTTGGTGTCTGGTATGCACAAGAAAATGAACTTCAGCCTGTGGAAAGCAGAGTCCATTAGTGTAGACTTTGGAAACCAGCAAGCTGATATCTTGAATTGCAAAGACAGTATTATTTCAAACACCAATGTCAAGGAGTTCTGGGATGGTTTTGAAGATGTTTCAA AACGGCAGAAAATTAAAAATGGGGAAACAGCTCTGCTAAAACTGAAGGATTGGCCTTCTGGGGAAGATTTCAAGGCTATGATGCCAGCAAG aTATGAGGACTTGCTGAAAAGTTTACCTTTGCCTGAATATTGTAGTCCAGAAGGAAAACTGAACTTGGCTTCTCATCTGCCCGGATTTTTTGTTCGTCCAGATTTGGGACCCAGACTATGCAGTGCTTATG GTGTGGCTGCTACTAAAGACCATGATATAGGAACCACAAATCTCCATATTGAAGTTTCTGATGTCGTGAACATCCTTGTTTATGTTGGTATAGCAAAAGGAAACGGAGTGCTTTCCAAATCAG GAGTTCTGAAGAAGTTTGAAGAGGAAGATTTGGATGATCTTTTAAGAAAGCGGTTGAAGGACTCAAGTGAATTACCTGGTGCTTTATGGCACATCTATGCTGGCAAAGATGCTGACAAGATAAGGGAGTTTCTGCAAAAG ATAGCAAAAGAGCAAGGCTTAGAGGTTCTACCAGAACACGATCCAATCCGCGATCAGAGTTGGTACGTGAACAAAAAGCTTCGCCAAAGACTTCTGGAGGAGTACGGAGTGAAGACCTGCACGGTTATTCAGTTTCTTGGTGATGCCATTATTCTACCAGCAGGAGCCCTTCATCAG GTGCAAAATTTTCACAGTTGCGTTCAAGTAACTGAAGACTTTGTGTCTCCAGAACATCTTGTGCAGTCATTTCACTTAAcgcaggagctgaggctgtcaaAGGAAGAAATCAATTATGATGATAAACTGCAG GTCAAAAATATCTTATATCATGCAGTTAAAGAAATGGTGAGAGCTCTGAAGATTCATGAAAGTGAAATGGAAGATATGGATGAGAACTAA